The Gammaproteobacteria bacterium DNA segment AAGTAATTATTGTAATTCGATAATAAATCGTTTAAATTTCTCGGCATCGATGCTAAATCCTATTTTAAACCCAGTGCGGAGAGGTCCATATGAAATTAAAAAAATTGAGTGTAATTGCTTTAAGTTGTTTAGGTTTTACAATGGCGGCACATGCAAACGAAGTGCTGCTTACTGCAAATCAACCTATGAAGGTTACGTTTCGTATGGCGCATAAGAACCAAAATAATCAGCCTATTTTTGGTGAACTTCAATCAATAGAGGTTAGTAAAAAAGTTCGGATTCCGGTTTCTTTGGATGGCTATAATCGTGTGGGAATAGTCATCGTATCTGCGAATGGGCATGAATTGCCACCCTCAGCTAATCAATTTAATGAACCAAAGCAATGTTCTATGACAACAGATAAAACAAAGAGTACGGGCATATTAGAATTTACTTTATCTGCTCATAGCCTTAGTTGTCATACATATGGTGGAGTATTTGGATAAGTTAAGTGGGCACGAGTGTGTGCCCAGGATTTTATGTCGGGGTGAAAAAACATGAACAAAATTAAAAATATCAGTCTGTTTTTTAGATTAGTGTTTCAAATTATTTTCGTTGCATTGCCTATTTTATTAATCATTAGCTGGATTGATGCACCTGATGAATTAGTGCTGTTAGCTGGTTTTATCAAGCTGAATGCTATTCCTGCTACCTATAACGGCATGCATGCTTACACGACGCAAGGCATACCAGAAAAAGCCATATTACATACTCTTACTGCAGGAGAAAAAAGTTTAGGCTGTTTAATCAGTGCAATACCCATGATGGTTGAAATGTTTATTCTTTATTCATTAATAAAATTGTTTAAACTGTATGAAAAGGGAGAAATTTTTTCAATTAATCATGTTAGAGATATACGCAATATTGGTTATGCGCTGCTAACCGGTCAGTTACTCGAACCATTCTATCAATTTATGATGGGGCTAGTTCTAACGCTGAATAATCCACCGCATCACCGTTATGCGGCCATTACATTAGATCAAACCAATATTGGGATTTTACTAACGGCACTTATGGTTATTTTAATCTCTTGGATAATGGCTGAAGGTTGTAAGTTACGTGAAGAACAACAGCTAACGATATAAGGTGATGCCATGGCAATTATCGTAAATTTAGATGTAATGTTAGCAAAAAGAAAAATTCGTTCAAAAGAACTGGCGGAAGCTATTGGCATTACTGAGCAGAATTTATCAATTTTAAAGACCGGGAAAGCCAAAGCCATTCGTTTAGCAACATTAGATGCAATTTGTAATTACCTATCATGCCAGCCAGGAGATATTTTAGAGTGTAAAATTACTATATCTTAACGCTGGTATATTTTTATCTTCCATCTTTCCAAGCTGGATGTTCAGTGTAACTAGGCAAAGAAATTGAGCCGCACATGATATTTCACGTTTAATTTTTTTGCTAGAAAATAGATAGCAATGGAATGAGCAAGCAAGTAATCCAGCTTTAGAAATTGATCTTGATGTGCAGAGTCGGATAATCTCGCTAAAATCGTCCTAAAGGCAATTGTGCTCCGAAACTTTATACAGTCAAGCAAACCTATAGGTAGGTTCCTCACCTTCGGTATTAGATTTTTCAATAAAATAGGGATTAGCGACTTTTTTAATCTTATATCCAGTTGATTGCAAAAATGGGAAAGATTTTAATTCTTTATGGATTACCCCTCGTTCCATGAAGGTCTCTTTAACACTTTTGCCGTTTTCAAGATAATAAATTATATCATCAAGTGCTAAGCTCTTATCTAATTCCAAACCATGACGCATTTGATTAACACGGACGTGCAAATGCATGGTAGTCGTGTCCACGCTGTAGTGAGTATGAAAATACAATTCAACTTTGTCTAATTCATTGATGTCATATATTGCTGATAAGTGCGCTATTACCATTTTTTTTAAACGTTTCAATGATTCAAGATGTTCTTGTTGATAATCAAATGGACCGCATAAATAGGGTTCATTAGATTTATTTACAATGTCTTCAACGGTTTCTTTGTTATTATCGCGCTCCAATAATTCGGAAAATGAGTTTATTTTTTTTAATGAATGTTTATTTGAATTTTTGATTAGATTTTCTTTAGTGCCATATTTTCCATATCTTAGCGATTCGCCATTTTCTAATGTCTCTTTTATAATTTTATCCTTATCCGCAAATCTACTTTCCTGTAATAGCTTGGGGTGAATATACCAAGCAATTAGTCCGAATCCGCCTTCTTCATATTTTGCTTTTTTCGGGTCGCTCATCAATAATTCGTGATTCGTTTGCTCAGGATTGGGCATTAAAATATATTTCCCATCCTCACTCCAAGTAATGAGTTCAGGTTTTAGTGCCAAGGTTTCTCTATGCTGGGAAGGTTGCAAATTTAAAAAATCATCCATGAATTTTGGCAAGCCTTTAATTTTTTTGTCACCATCAAGGAGCGCGCGCAATGCATCTTCAGTTATCTCTGCTCTAACCACAGTGGATTGATTATATTTTCCTATATTGCTTATCGGAGGTAATGTTGCTGATCTTTTTTTCCAGAAGCTAATCTGCTGCCAAAACTGTTGTCGAACTTCTTGAGTGCGCTGAGCAGCTTTTGAGCTTTGTTGCGAATGAGTGCGAGGTGCACTTTGTGCGGTAGCAGAACTATTTAATGTAGAGCGCATCACTAATCCTCTCAATAAGCCAGGGCAACTGTTGGGTAAAATGATTTTCTACAAGCCGAGAAGATAGCTATTAATCTTGGCTTCATGCAAAACAAAAAATATTTTTATGACAAGAGAGTTTCAGGCCATATGGTTCATTCTGAAAATGATACACAAAAAATTTTATAGGGGTAAAGACCAAGCTTTCATCGCGAACTTATTAAGCAAAATGCCGCATAGGATTAAAGCTCATTCATGTTTTTAACTTAAACTCCCTAAAAACGCCGCACCCTTTATATCCTAGTTTTTGATATAAAGGATATCCTGCACTAGAAGCTTGTAACACAGCGATGTGATAGCCCAATTCTTTGGCGCGCTTTAAGCGGTATTGTTGCATGGCAGCGCCATAGCCTTTCCTTCGCTCATCGGGGGCAGTTGATAGCCAATGTAGCCCAGCTACTTGGGCAAAGTAACAAGATAATCCACGCACGACCGGTTTGCCGTTGACATAACCAACGTAATATTCAATGGGATCATCATCCGTTAAAACGGATGCGATCCAGGAAAAATATTGCTTAAACGCAACTGCATCATTAGCCAAAACAAGTGCAAAATCATGTAATGTTTTTTCATCTTGGGCTTGAATAATCTCAAGCTCTGGGGGTAAAGAAACTTGACCCTCCCATGCATCTAAATCGAAGTACATTGCAATATTGTTTTCCGTATTTTGATAACCGTTATGCTCTAACTGTTCAGGTAAATCATCAGGCTTATCAAAGGGGCTAACCCACCATGAAAAAGGAATATTTTTTTGCGTAAAATAATTTGTAACTTCCAAAATTTTCTTTTGAGCTTCTGCTGTAGAAAAATCAGCATCCAAAACGAAATTAAACGTGTCATCGGGAAGGCTTGTATTGACAATCGTAAAGCCTGGGATGCGTACTAATTCAACTTGGTTTAGATATTGCGCAAAGTGGGTCATATGCACATTAAGGTTGGTTACCATTGCTTTAACTAACCTTTCATGCGACCAATTTTTGGCTATTGTTTCAGTATTTTCTTTGAGGTAATCATTTTTTCTCTTTGGCCAGAGCTTTGCGTTGGCATCGATTTTTTGAACCAAGCTATCTTTGCCCATGACATAACTGTTCATATCATCGGAAAATTGTTTTGCGAGGTTTATTTTAAGCGCTGCATAAGCTTTCGCATCTTCTGGATGATGGATAACATAATCTCTAAAATTAACATGGCGTTTGATTTGCGTGCTTCCTCTTTCATGGATATGCAAATTAAAACTTATATGATTGTCTTGTCGTTTTACAAAAAAGCTGCGGTGCGGAATAATTTGACGTCTAAGATTAGAGTAATTTAGGCTGCTTAACTTATCTTTAATAAACTCGATCTCATCTAAATCATTACATACCAGCATCATATCGATGATAGGTTTGGCAGGCATGTTAGGAATAGCAGTGCTACCAATGTGGTAAATTTCCTTAAGTTGATTACTTAATACACTTTTAATGCGCCTAGCTTCTTGCTCGAAAAGGTCAGGCCAATGAGGGTCGTAAGATAATATTTCAACTTTACGGGGATTTTTCATGCGATAGAGAACATGGGGTAAATCAGCATGAATAATTTCTCGTTCGTATTGAAAACCTGCTTTTTCCATTATGCGTTGCGATGTTTTATTTGTAGTGAGCGTGAAAGAAACAATATTATCCAGTCGTATGACTTCAAAAGCAATTTCTGTGGATGCTTTAGCCATTTCAGTCGCTAATCCTAACTTCCAAAATTGCGGCATTAATGCATAACCTAACTCTATTTCTTCATGCCCATTGACCATCACGCGACGAAGGCCTGCGCGACCAATCCATTCTTTAGTGGTTTTTAAGTAAAATAACCACAGACCAAAACCATTGTCTTGCCATTGACTTAAATTCCATGCGAAATTGGCCCGTGTTTGTTCTTCAGAACGTACCCCTCCTAACGTTGCCATTAATTGCAAGTTTTTATGCATGATGAAAAATTTATCTAAATCATTATGTTTAATTTTTTCGGCGATCAACCGATCGGTTGTAAATGAATCAATCGAATGAAATTGTGTAATCGTTTTCATTAGTGTTAATACTCTCAGAATATAGTT contains these protein-coding regions:
- a CDS encoding GNAT family N-acetyltransferase translates to MKTITQFHSIDSFTTDRLIAEKIKHNDLDKFFIMHKNLQLMATLGGVRSEEQTRANFAWNLSQWQDNGFGLWLFYLKTTKEWIGRAGLRRVMVNGHEEIELGYALMPQFWKLGLATEMAKASTEIAFEVIRLDNIVSFTLTTNKTSQRIMEKAGFQYEREIIHADLPHVLYRMKNPRKVEILSYDPHWPDLFEQEARRIKSVLSNQLKEIYHIGSTAIPNMPAKPIIDMMLVCNDLDEIEFIKDKLSSLNYSNLRRQIIPHRSFFVKRQDNHISFNLHIHERGSTQIKRHVNFRDYVIHHPEDAKAYAALKINLAKQFSDDMNSYVMGKDSLVQKIDANAKLWPKRKNDYLKENTETIAKNWSHERLVKAMVTNLNVHMTHFAQYLNQVELVRIPGFTIVNTSLPDDTFNFVLDADFSTAEAQKKILEVTNYFTQKNIPFSWWVSPFDKPDDLPEQLEHNGYQNTENNIAMYFDLDAWEGQVSLPPELEIIQAQDEKTLHDFALVLANDAVAFKQYFSWIASVLTDDDPIEYYVGYVNGKPVVRGLSCYFAQVAGLHWLSTAPDERRKGYGAAMQQYRLKRAKELGYHIAVLQASSAGYPLYQKLGYKGCGVFREFKLKT
- a CDS encoding helix-turn-helix transcriptional regulator — translated: MAIIVNLDVMLAKRKIRSKELAEAIGITEQNLSILKTGKAKAIRLATLDAICNYLSCQPGDILECKITIS
- a CDS encoding DUF2975 domain-containing protein — protein: MNKIKNISLFFRLVFQIIFVALPILLIISWIDAPDELVLLAGFIKLNAIPATYNGMHAYTTQGIPEKAILHTLTAGEKSLGCLISAIPMMVEMFILYSLIKLFKLYEKGEIFSINHVRDIRNIGYALLTGQLLEPFYQFMMGLVLTLNNPPHHRYAAITLDQTNIGILLTALMVILISWIMAEGCKLREEQQLTI